A window of the Helianthus annuus cultivar XRQ/B chromosome 4, HanXRQr2.0-SUNRISE, whole genome shotgun sequence genome harbors these coding sequences:
- the LOC110933993 gene encoding uncharacterized mitochondrial protein AtMg00860-like, which produces MAQVTVDTLKIEDIPVISEFPEIFPEDLLGLPLERQVNILIYSRNKNDHEKHLRCILDFLKQEKLYVKFSKCEFWLREVQFLGHVISEQGIQVDPSKIEAIMNWEAPKTPSEIRIFLGLASYYRRFIENFSRIATPLTIPKNAKFDWGANQKESFEILK; this is translated from the exons atggcacaagtgacagTAGACACTCTAAAAATAGAAGAtataccagtcatttctgaattTCCTGAAATATTCCCTGAAGATCTACTAGGATTACCCCTAGAAAGGCAAG TCAACATACTTATCTATTCTCGTAATAAGAATGATCACGAGAAACATCTTAGATGTATTCTTGATTTTCTAAAGCAAGAAAAGCTTTATgtaaaattctcaaagtgcgagttttggcttaGAGAAGTCCAGTTCTTAGGACATGTCATTAGTGAACAAGGAATCCAAGTGGATCCatctaagatagaagcaatcatGAATTGGGAAGCACCTAAGACTCCATCTGAAATTCGCATCTTCTTAGGGTTAGCTAGTTATTatagaaggttcattgagaacttctcgagAATAGCCACTCCCTTAACTATTCCCAAGAATGCTAAGTTTGACTGGGGGGCGAATCAGAAAGAATCTTTCGAGATTCTTAAATAG
- the LOC110933994 gene encoding alpha/beta-gliadin clone PW1215-like: MSVRVGQWLGSLPPLPPTYPTIPEDPQMGRPSNPKPIVEPSQQPPTGYDKSITTYPDMTGYNTSYTEASTDYNYSDPSYDPYLQAILQNSLYPPPFPYTYQHSGSTNPGYPYTVVPQPQPPEQAPIEAINKALERAEQIQRQAKKNEQRTSKIFKKLSKIINGKKDD; the protein is encoded by the coding sequence ATGTCAGTGCGTGTTGGGCAATGGTTGGGATCACTTCCACCTTTACCCCCAACTTACCCAACTATACCAGAGGACCCACAAATGGGTAGACCCTCCAATCCTAAACCTATTGTTGAGCCATCTCAACAACCACCTACGGGTTATGATAAATCTATTACCACATATCCGGATATGACTGGATATAATACTTCTTATACAGAAGCCTCTACTGATTATAACTATTCGGATCCGTCTTACGACCCCTATTTACAGGCGATCCTTCAAAATTCTTTATATCCACCTCCATTTCCTTATACTTACCAACACTCGGGTAGTACAAACCCCGGATATCCGTACACGGTTGTTCCGCAACCACAACCACCAGAACAAGCTCCTATTGAAGCTATCAATAAAGCGTTGGAACGAGCCGAACAAATCCAACGACAAGCGAAAAAGAATGAACAGAGGACTAGTAAGATATTCAAGAAACTCTCAAAGATTATTAATGGAAAGAAAGACGATTGA